The Amblyomma americanum isolate KBUSLIRL-KWMA chromosome 5, ASM5285725v1, whole genome shotgun sequence genome window below encodes:
- the LOC144132524 gene encoding sulfotransferase ssu-1-like, translated as MPNRRDFAFDQATLSTSCDTGRDLARIAMARPLTREIAGMHWSHYFSEECVRSALAYEARPDDVFIVSYPKCGTTWLQYLVYNIYSGGVPPKDYEQFSDNTPFLEMVGAARSIQRTRPGAIKTHLPFNRQPYNPQARYLYITRNPFDCCVSYYYHTKHLPGYCFSKGTFDEFFELFVTGDMEYGDYFNHVLSWYPHRADSNVLFLTYEELKKDTAAAVAKIAAFLGDEYKDRLHREPGLVGRILETAALNSMKKIFNIKDEKDATTGEAPAPAATKELSLEELIRAPMTGDFVRKGAVGDWKEHMSSAQVQRLLERIRVKTAGSDIMDLWKDTDIPR; from the exons ATGCCCAACAGACGTGACTTCGCCTTCGACCAAGCCACATTATCAACCTCCTGCGACACCGGCCGAGATCTT GCGCGCATCGCCATGGCTCGTCCGCTGACCCGCGAGATCGCGGGCATGCATTGGAGCCACTACTTTTCCGAAGAGTGCGTCCGCTCAGCGCTCGCCTACGAGGCACGGCCGGACGACGTGTTCATCGTCAGCTACCCAAAGTGTGGCACCACCTGGCTCCAGTACCTTGTTTACAACATCTACAG CGGTGGTGTGCCTCCCAAAGACTACGAGCAATTTTCGGACAACACGCCTTTCCTGGAGATGGTTGGAGCGGCGCGCTCCATCCAGAGAACCAGGCCTGGCGCTATCAAGACGCACCTTCCCTTCAACAGGCAGCCATACAACCCGCAAGCCAG GTACCTGTACATCACTCGCAACCCGTTCGACTGCTGCGTCTCCTACTACTACCACACCAAGCATCTGCCCGGCTACTGCTTCAGCAAAGGAACCTTCGACGAGTTCTTCGAGCTGTTCGTGACGGGCGACATGGAGTACGGGGACTACTTCAACCACGTTCTCTCGTGGTATCCGCACCGCGCGGACTCCAACGTGCTGTTCCTCACCTACGAGGAGCTCAAGAAGGACACCGCAGCCGCGGTGGCCAAGATCGCCGCCTTCTTGGGCGACGAGTACAAAGACAGGCTGCACCGGGAGCCGGGGCTGGTCGGTCGCATCCTAGAAACAGCGGCACTGAACAGTATGAAGAAAATCTTTAACATCAAAGACGAG AAGGATGCGACGACTGGCGAAGCTCCCGCGCCTGCAGCGACCAAGGAGCTGAGCTTGGAAGAGCTGATTCGGGCGCCGATGACCGGCGATTTCGTGCGAAAGGGTGCTGTGGGCGACTGGAAGGAGCACATGTCCTCCGCACAGGTGCAGAGACTCCTCGAGCGAATAAGGGTCAAGACCGCCGGCAGCGACATCATGGACCTGTGGAAGGACACCGACATCCCCCGGTGA